In one window of Corallococcus macrosporus DNA:
- a CDS encoding DoxX family protein yields the protein MDVKTILQYVLALFMVAAGVNHFLKPRMYMRIMPPYLPRPRELVLLSGVAEVVLGIFLLVPATTRLAAWGLVALFVAVFPANIYMAQHPEQFRKIPRALLWARLPLQVVLIAWALWYA from the coding sequence ATGGACGTGAAAACCATCCTGCAGTACGTGCTCGCGCTGTTCATGGTCGCCGCGGGGGTGAACCACTTCCTCAAGCCCCGCATGTACATGCGCATCATGCCGCCGTACCTGCCCCGGCCCCGGGAGCTGGTGCTCTTGAGCGGCGTGGCGGAGGTGGTGCTGGGCATCTTCCTGCTGGTGCCCGCCACCACGCGGCTCGCGGCCTGGGGACTCGTCGCGCTGTTCGTGGCGGTGTTCCCCGCGAACATCTACATGGCCCAGCACCCGGAGCAGTTCCGCAAGATTCCCCGCGCCCTGCTCTGGGCGCGGCTGCCGCTCCAGGTCGTGCTCATCGCCTGGGCGCTCTGGTACGCGTAA
- the groES gene encoding co-chaperone GroES, producing the protein MKIRPLQDRLIIKRVAEENKTKGGLFIPDTAKEKPLEGKVIAVGNGKVLEDGKVRAMDIKAGDTILFSKYAGTEIKLDGEDHLILREEDVLGIIEK; encoded by the coding sequence ATGAAGATTCGTCCCCTGCAGGATCGGCTCATCATCAAGCGCGTCGCCGAGGAGAACAAGACCAAGGGCGGCCTCTTCATCCCCGACACGGCGAAGGAGAAGCCGCTCGAGGGCAAGGTCATCGCCGTCGGCAACGGCAAGGTGCTGGAGGACGGCAAGGTGCGCGCCATGGACATCAAGGCCGGCGACACCATCCTCTTCAGCAAGTACGCGGGCACGGAGATCAAGCTGGACGGCGAGGATCACCTGATCCTCCGCGAAGAGGACGTGCTGGGCATCATCGAGAAGTGA
- a CDS encoding SDR family oxidoreductase — MGGVAVVSGPVLVTGPTGNVGRAVVRALLTEGVAVRAAVKSPEHTVSLLKEMEGDVMPVPLDFRRPETFLPALEGVRGVFLMRPQALAHAEGTLHAFIDAAATQGVKQVVFLSMAGAEKRAWAPHHAVEEHLKRSTVGWTLLRPAFFAQNLGDAYREDIRQDGRLYMPAGHGKVAFVDVRDVGEVAARALLDTSLRNRAFTLTGLEAVTFDEVASVLSEVLGRPIRYVPASVPGYVRHLHQRRLSWDQLGMQTLMHVGLRFGKAEQVDPTLTNLLGRPTRTVRQYIEDHAPLWR, encoded by the coding sequence ATGGGAGGGGTGGCCGTGGTGAGTGGGCCGGTGCTCGTCACGGGGCCCACGGGCAACGTGGGTCGGGCGGTGGTGCGCGCGCTCCTGACGGAAGGCGTGGCGGTGCGCGCGGCGGTGAAGTCGCCGGAGCACACGGTGTCGCTGCTCAAGGAGATGGAGGGGGACGTGATGCCGGTGCCGCTGGACTTCCGGCGGCCGGAGACGTTCCTCCCCGCGCTGGAGGGCGTGCGGGGCGTGTTCCTGATGCGGCCGCAGGCGCTGGCCCACGCGGAAGGGACGCTCCACGCGTTCATCGACGCGGCGGCCACGCAGGGCGTGAAGCAGGTGGTGTTCCTGTCCATGGCGGGCGCGGAGAAGCGCGCGTGGGCGCCGCACCACGCGGTGGAGGAGCACCTGAAGCGCTCCACCGTCGGGTGGACGCTGCTGCGCCCGGCGTTCTTCGCGCAGAACCTGGGGGACGCGTACCGCGAGGACATCCGCCAGGACGGCCGGCTCTACATGCCCGCGGGCCACGGGAAGGTGGCCTTCGTGGACGTGCGCGACGTGGGCGAGGTGGCGGCGCGGGCGCTGCTGGACACGTCCCTGCGCAACCGCGCCTTCACGCTCACCGGCCTGGAGGCGGTGACATTCGACGAGGTGGCGTCGGTGCTGTCGGAGGTGCTGGGCCGGCCCATCCGCTACGTGCCCGCGTCGGTGCCCGGCTACGTGCGCCACCTGCACCAGCGCAGGCTGTCGTGGGACCAGCTGGGCATGCAGACGCTGATGCACGTGGGGCTGCGCTTCGGGAAGGCGGAGCAGGTGGACCCCACGCTCACCAACCTCTTGGGCCGTCCCACGCGCACGGTGCGCCAGTACATCGAGGACCACGCGCCGCTGTGGCGCTGA
- a CDS encoding NUDIX hydrolase, whose product MPREASSGGIVIRFQDGAWEVAVIRPHGRHLWALPKGHVDPGESPEQTARREVKEETGLSSVALLAPLGEIRYVYQFRGQRIFKRVHFFLFRYEAGELGPLPGPRVEVDEVRWMPLEGLIPALGYKGEKAVAGRALRWMRAQGLASGAPPPVEGKEPG is encoded by the coding sequence ATGCCGCGCGAGGCGTCCTCAGGAGGCATCGTCATCCGCTTCCAGGACGGGGCCTGGGAGGTCGCGGTCATCCGTCCACACGGGCGCCACCTGTGGGCGCTGCCCAAGGGGCACGTGGACCCGGGCGAGTCGCCCGAGCAGACCGCGCGGCGCGAGGTGAAGGAGGAGACGGGGCTGTCCTCGGTGGCGCTGCTCGCGCCGCTGGGGGAGATCCGCTACGTCTACCAGTTCCGCGGACAGCGCATCTTCAAGCGTGTCCACTTCTTCCTCTTCCGCTACGAGGCGGGAGAGCTGGGGCCGCTGCCGGGGCCGCGCGTGGAGGTGGACGAGGTGCGCTGGATGCCGCTCGAGGGGCTGATTCCGGCGCTGGGCTATAAGGGTGAGAAGGCCGTCGCCGGCCGGGCGCTGCGGTGGATGCGCGCCCAGGGCCTGGCGTCCGGGGCTCCTCCCCCCGTGGAGGGGAAGGAGCCGGGGTAG
- a CDS encoding sigma 54-interacting transcriptional regulator: protein MIDRPDVTETVQAEREAQATRVPLHEWTVEVVGGPDKGKKVTTRDGLVRVGSDAAGDLVLSDPTVSRRHLEVERLPQGLLLRDTGSRNGTFLDGRRVLQAFVSSGDKVELGKTKLAVKVASRATEVEVAGAESFGQLVGSSEKMRWVFTELRRIAREDMNLLVEGETGTGKELAARAVHQHSLRRHGAFKVVDCNLISEEKAERELFGGLRAGENEDKAARGIFEAARGGTLFLDEVGELPLSVQGKLLRVLETREVPSLDGQPVAVDVRVIASTHRNLEEDVRQGRFRADLYFRLAVARVRLPPLRTRRDDIPTLAQALSRGMKAALELTPQTLALFEGYDWPGNVRELRNVLERGALMQETGNTSWLDFLAHAPKRAEGTEPATNVAAIVTGMPYHEAKDRVLADFERLYFAEVMREVAFDMKAAEARTGLSMQSLYRLLKKNGLRLKDLKNAEGLEK from the coding sequence ATGATTGACAGACCGGATGTCACCGAAACCGTCCAGGCGGAGCGCGAAGCCCAGGCCACCCGCGTCCCCCTTCACGAGTGGACGGTGGAGGTGGTGGGCGGTCCGGACAAGGGCAAGAAGGTCACCACCCGGGACGGGCTGGTGCGCGTGGGTTCCGACGCCGCGGGAGACCTGGTGCTGAGCGACCCGACGGTGAGCCGCCGTCACCTGGAGGTGGAGCGGCTGCCGCAGGGGCTGCTGCTGCGCGACACCGGCAGCCGCAACGGCACGTTCCTGGATGGCCGGCGCGTCCTCCAGGCCTTCGTCAGCAGCGGCGACAAGGTGGAGCTGGGCAAGACGAAGCTCGCGGTGAAGGTGGCCTCCCGCGCGACGGAGGTGGAGGTCGCCGGCGCGGAGTCCTTCGGGCAGCTCGTCGGCAGCTCGGAGAAGATGCGCTGGGTCTTCACGGAGCTGCGCCGCATTGCCCGCGAGGACATGAACCTGCTCGTCGAGGGTGAGACGGGCACGGGCAAGGAGCTGGCCGCGCGGGCGGTGCACCAGCACTCGCTGCGCCGCCACGGCGCCTTCAAGGTCGTGGACTGCAACCTCATCTCCGAGGAGAAGGCGGAGCGCGAGCTGTTCGGCGGCCTGCGCGCCGGGGAGAACGAGGACAAGGCCGCGCGCGGCATCTTCGAGGCGGCGCGCGGCGGCACCCTCTTCCTGGACGAAGTGGGCGAGCTGCCCCTGTCCGTGCAGGGCAAGCTGCTGCGCGTGCTGGAGACGCGCGAGGTGCCGTCGCTGGACGGGCAGCCGGTGGCGGTGGACGTGCGCGTCATCGCCTCCACGCACCGCAACCTGGAGGAGGACGTGCGCCAGGGCCGCTTCCGCGCGGACCTCTACTTCCGGCTCGCGGTGGCGCGCGTGCGGCTGCCGCCCCTGCGCACCCGCCGCGACGACATCCCCACGCTGGCGCAGGCCCTGTCGCGCGGCATGAAGGCCGCGCTGGAACTGACGCCGCAGACGCTGGCCCTCTTCGAGGGCTACGACTGGCCGGGCAACGTGCGCGAGCTGCGCAACGTGCTGGAGCGCGGCGCGCTGATGCAGGAGACGGGCAACACCAGCTGGCTGGACTTCCTGGCGCACGCGCCCAAGCGCGCGGAGGGCACGGAGCCCGCCACCAACGTGGCCGCCATCGTCACCGGCATGCCGTACCACGAAGCGAAGGACCGGGTGCTCGCGGACTTCGAGCGGCTGTACTTCGCGGAGGTGATGCGCGAGGTGGCCTTCGACATGAAGGCCGCGGAAGCGCGCACCGGCCTGTCCATGCAGAGCCTCTACCGCCTGTTGAAGAAGAACGGGCTCCGCCTCAAGGACCTCAAGAACGCCGAGGGCCTGGAGAAGTGA
- the grxC gene encoding glutaredoxin 3: protein MKPVKIYTTTYCGFCVRAKDLLKRKGVAYEEVDVTGDDDARAKLVEMSNGQRTVPQIFIGDTHVGGYSDMAALDREGKLDPMLQA, encoded by the coding sequence ATGAAGCCCGTGAAGATCTACACGACGACCTACTGTGGCTTTTGCGTGCGGGCGAAGGACCTGCTCAAGCGCAAGGGCGTGGCCTACGAAGAGGTGGACGTCACCGGGGACGACGACGCCCGCGCGAAGCTGGTGGAGATGAGCAACGGTCAGCGCACCGTGCCGCAGATCTTCATCGGGGACACGCACGTGGGCGGCTATTCCGACATGGCCGCGCTCGACCGCGAGGGCAAGCTGGACCCGATGCTCCAGGCTTGA
- the smc gene encoding chromosome segregation protein SMC, with product MRIKRLDITGFKSFMERSVFSFDEGVTGVVGPNGCGKSNVVDAIRWVMGEQSAKNLRGRGMEDVIFNGSENKPPLSMAEVSLTFLVDDTDTLAPQYQGFSEITVTRRLFRNGDSEYLINKTVCRLLDITELFLGTGVGTKAYSIIEQGRVGLIVSSKPEDRRHLLEEAAGVTKYKARRKAAERKMEATEANLLRVNDITGELEKRLDTLSRQAKKAEKYRKLKARMREIDLHSASHRSLELMAEKRVLQSRLENLGGEEREGLDKVKELEEVITRRRAELDAEGAALQQYASEVHALESALQREAQELAYGRRDFEETHTRVESAQAELDALLARQAEVVQTMTAREAELSGIAGSYKEDEVAMAVALEEQRRVSVLQTEISLRLEQERAGLVAVATRLANHESNLVNLARQRADLEARRAKLAGELETLRAQEQELDSVRTQAAKHVEDTRHLASELAERRGQEEEALTRTREAFTENEVQVIALREELSDKRSRLASLEDIQKNYDGFDRGVRAVMVRAAEAAREQGIFGLVADVLTVTNARYERAVEAALGERLQHVIVDSREKGVELVEYLKGHAEGRGTFLPVPSGEQARAFVEPDLSGPGVLAHALKEVSCEPALEPVLKLLLGDVVIVQDLASAREYAEATPVPCTLVTLEGEVFRTDGSITGGEREGAAVGALQKKREIAELAAEVARVEERYNEILTRHYTLQKQMGQAEAVLKGLGKEQHAEEVNLASQEKDLHKASEDLARVRERLRSLEGEAGQLSQSHTALSNEEESSRGEVAHGQADREAREERVRQYAGELEGLRQRADSASADLMGLRVKVAAGSERGESARKELESLVSQRRDMEARVSRLQATVTDGRAKVEVLQGRLAELESTREQRAEEHRAAAETLESRRAAHTAATTEVREQDTAFRELRGRLDELMQGLSQITLREKEIGLELEHLAAGIRERYQLELSAELHNYHLLAPLSPEVESELKDLRAQVEKMGEINLTAIDEHAELSKRFEFLSAQRQDLQASISQLKEAIVRIDATSRERFKQTFDVVNDKFQAIFPRLFGGGRASLILTQEGPNGEPGVEIVAQPPGKKLQSVNLLSGGEKALTAVALIFGIFLIKPTPFCLLDEVDAPLDEGNVGRYNDMVKEMSSQSQFILITHNKRTMEIADTLYGVTMEEPGISKLVSVKMREASAHNDDKVPAAS from the coding sequence ATGCGAATCAAGCGCCTGGACATCACCGGCTTCAAGTCGTTCATGGAGCGGAGCGTCTTCTCCTTCGACGAGGGCGTCACGGGCGTCGTCGGCCCCAACGGGTGTGGCAAATCCAACGTCGTGGACGCCATCCGCTGGGTGATGGGCGAGCAGAGCGCGAAGAACCTGCGCGGCCGCGGCATGGAAGACGTCATCTTCAACGGCTCGGAGAACAAGCCGCCCCTGTCCATGGCGGAGGTGTCGCTCACCTTCCTCGTGGACGACACGGACACGCTGGCGCCCCAGTACCAGGGCTTCAGCGAAATCACCGTGACGCGCCGCCTCTTCCGCAACGGCGACTCCGAGTACCTCATCAACAAGACCGTCTGCCGCCTGCTGGACATCACGGAGCTGTTCCTCGGCACGGGCGTGGGCACCAAGGCCTACTCCATCATCGAGCAGGGCCGCGTGGGCCTCATCGTCTCCAGCAAGCCGGAGGACCGCCGGCACCTGCTGGAGGAGGCCGCGGGCGTCACCAAGTACAAGGCCCGCCGCAAGGCCGCCGAGCGCAAGATGGAGGCCACCGAGGCCAACCTCCTGCGCGTCAACGACATCACCGGCGAGCTGGAGAAGCGGCTCGACACGCTGTCGCGCCAGGCGAAGAAGGCGGAGAAGTACCGCAAGCTCAAGGCGCGCATGCGGGAGATTGACCTGCACTCGGCCAGCCACCGCTCGCTGGAGCTGATGGCGGAGAAGCGCGTGCTCCAGTCCCGCTTGGAGAACCTGGGCGGCGAGGAGCGCGAGGGCCTGGACAAGGTGAAGGAGCTGGAGGAGGTCATCACCCGGCGCCGCGCGGAGCTGGACGCGGAAGGGGCGGCCCTCCAGCAGTACGCCAGCGAGGTGCACGCGCTGGAGAGCGCCCTGCAGCGCGAGGCGCAGGAGCTGGCGTACGGCCGCCGCGACTTCGAGGAGACCCACACCCGCGTGGAGTCCGCGCAGGCGGAGCTGGACGCGCTGCTCGCGCGGCAGGCGGAAGTGGTGCAGACCATGACGGCCCGCGAGGCGGAGCTGTCGGGCATCGCCGGGTCGTACAAGGAAGACGAAGTGGCCATGGCCGTGGCCCTGGAGGAGCAGCGCCGCGTCTCCGTGCTCCAGACGGAAATCTCCCTGCGCCTGGAGCAGGAGCGGGCGGGGCTGGTCGCCGTGGCCACGCGCCTGGCGAACCACGAGAGCAACCTGGTCAACCTCGCGCGGCAGCGGGCGGACCTGGAGGCCCGCCGCGCGAAGCTGGCCGGTGAGCTGGAGACCCTGCGCGCCCAGGAGCAGGAGCTGGACTCGGTCCGCACCCAGGCCGCGAAGCACGTGGAGGACACGCGCCACCTGGCCTCCGAGCTGGCCGAGCGCCGGGGCCAGGAGGAGGAGGCCCTCACCCGCACGCGCGAGGCCTTCACGGAGAACGAGGTCCAGGTCATCGCGCTGCGCGAGGAGCTGAGCGACAAGCGCAGCCGCCTGGCGTCCCTGGAGGACATCCAGAAGAACTACGACGGCTTCGACCGGGGCGTGCGCGCCGTCATGGTGCGCGCCGCGGAGGCCGCCCGCGAGCAGGGCATCTTCGGCCTGGTGGCGGACGTCCTCACGGTCACCAATGCGCGCTACGAGCGCGCGGTGGAGGCCGCCCTGGGCGAGCGGCTCCAGCACGTCATCGTGGACAGCCGCGAGAAGGGCGTGGAGCTGGTGGAGTACCTGAAGGGCCACGCCGAAGGGCGCGGCACCTTCCTGCCGGTGCCCTCCGGCGAGCAGGCCCGCGCCTTCGTGGAGCCGGACCTCTCGGGCCCGGGCGTCCTGGCGCACGCGCTGAAGGAAGTGTCCTGCGAGCCCGCGCTGGAGCCGGTGCTCAAGCTGCTCCTGGGTGACGTGGTCATCGTCCAGGACCTGGCCTCCGCGCGCGAGTACGCGGAAGCCACCCCCGTGCCCTGCACGCTCGTCACGCTGGAGGGCGAGGTCTTCCGCACCGACGGCTCCATCACCGGCGGTGAGCGCGAGGGCGCGGCGGTGGGCGCGCTCCAGAAGAAGCGCGAAATCGCCGAGCTGGCGGCCGAAGTGGCCCGGGTGGAGGAGCGCTACAACGAGATCCTGACCCGCCACTACACGCTCCAGAAGCAGATGGGGCAGGCGGAGGCCGTCCTCAAGGGCCTGGGCAAGGAGCAGCACGCGGAGGAGGTCAACCTGGCCAGCCAGGAGAAGGACCTCCACAAGGCGAGCGAGGACCTGGCCCGGGTGCGCGAGCGGCTGCGCTCGCTGGAGGGCGAGGCGGGGCAGCTTTCGCAGAGCCACACCGCGCTCTCTAACGAGGAGGAGTCCAGCCGCGGCGAGGTGGCCCACGGCCAGGCGGACCGCGAGGCGCGCGAGGAGCGCGTGCGCCAGTACGCCGGGGAGCTGGAAGGCCTGCGCCAGCGCGCGGACAGCGCGTCCGCGGACCTGATGGGCCTGCGCGTCAAGGTGGCCGCCGGCAGCGAGCGCGGTGAGTCCGCGCGCAAGGAGCTGGAGAGCCTGGTGTCGCAGCGCCGCGACATGGAGGCGCGCGTCAGCCGCCTGCAGGCCACGGTGACGGACGGCCGCGCCAAGGTGGAGGTGCTGCAGGGCCGGCTCGCGGAGCTGGAGTCCACCCGGGAGCAGCGGGCGGAGGAGCACCGCGCCGCCGCGGAGACCCTGGAGTCGCGCCGCGCCGCGCACACCGCCGCCACCACGGAAGTGCGCGAGCAGGACACCGCCTTCCGCGAGCTGCGCGGCCGGCTGGACGAGCTCATGCAGGGCCTGTCCCAGATTACGCTGCGCGAGAAGGAGATTGGCCTGGAGCTGGAGCACCTGGCCGCCGGCATCCGCGAGCGCTACCAGCTGGAGCTGTCCGCGGAGCTGCACAACTACCACCTGCTGGCGCCGCTCTCGCCGGAGGTGGAGAGCGAGCTCAAGGACCTGCGCGCCCAGGTGGAGAAGATGGGGGAGATCAACCTCACCGCCATCGACGAGCACGCGGAGCTGTCCAAGCGCTTCGAGTTCCTCTCCGCCCAGCGTCAGGACCTCCAGGCGTCCATCAGCCAGCTCAAGGAAGCCATCGTCCGCATCGACGCGACGAGCCGCGAGCGCTTCAAGCAGACCTTCGACGTGGTGAACGACAAGTTCCAGGCCATCTTCCCGCGCCTGTTCGGCGGTGGCCGCGCCAGCCTCATCCTGACGCAGGAGGGGCCCAACGGAGAGCCGGGCGTCGAAATCGTCGCCCAGCCGCCGGGCAAGAAGCTCCAGAGCGTCAACCTGCTGTCCGGCGGCGAGAAGGCGCTCACCGCCGTGGCGCTCATCTTCGGCATCTTCCTCATCAAGCCCACCCCCTTCTGCCTCCTGGACGAGGTCGACGCCCCGCTGGATGAGGGCAACGTGGGCCGCTACAACGACATGGTGAAGGAGATGAGCAGCCAGTCGCAGTTCATCCTCATCACCCACAACAAGCGCACCATGGAGATCGCCGACACGCTCTACGGCGTCACCATGGAGGAGCCCGGCATCTCCAAGCTGGTCAGCGTGAAGATGCGCGAGGCCTCCGCGCACAACGACGACAAGGTCCCCGCCGCGTCGTAG
- the groL gene encoding chaperonin GroEL (60 kDa chaperone family; promotes refolding of misfolded polypeptides especially under stressful conditions; forms two stacked rings of heptamers to form a barrel-shaped 14mer; ends can be capped by GroES; misfolded proteins enter the barrel where they are refolded when GroES binds) has protein sequence MAKDIIFEVRARDAILRGVNILADAVKVTLGPKGRNVVIEKSFGSPTITKDGVTVAKEIELENKFENMGAQMVKEVASKTSDVAGDGTTTATVLAQAIFREGAKLVAAGHNPMDIKRGIDKAVAAIIAELKTLAKPTKGNKEIAQVGTISANGDTTIGQIIADAMEKVGKEGVITVEEAKGLDTTLDVVEGMQFDRGYLSPYFVTDPERMEVVLNDPLILIHEKKISSMKDLLPILEQVARAGKPLLIIAEEVEGEALATLVVNKIRGVLNVAAVKAPGFGDRRKAMLEDIAVLTGGRMIAEDLGIKLDTLTLQDLGRAKRVTIDKDNTTIVDGAGSQTEIEARVKQIRAQVEETSSDYDREKLQERLAKLVGGVAVINVGAATETEMKEKKARVEDALNATRAAVEEGVVPGGGVAYIRCLKALENLKVADGEKSGVDIIRRSVEEPLRQIVGNGGLEGSVVVNKVKEGTGPFGFNAATGVYEDLLAAGVIDPAKVSRTALQNAASVASLMLTTEAMVADRPKADDDKGAAGGGMGGMGGMGGMGGMGM, from the coding sequence ATGGCGAAGGACATCATTTTCGAAGTGCGCGCGCGTGACGCCATCCTGCGCGGCGTGAACATCCTGGCCGACGCGGTCAAGGTGACCCTGGGGCCCAAGGGCCGCAACGTCGTCATCGAGAAGAGCTTCGGCTCCCCCACCATCACGAAGGACGGCGTGACGGTGGCGAAGGAAATCGAGCTGGAGAACAAGTTCGAGAACATGGGCGCCCAGATGGTGAAGGAGGTCGCGTCCAAGACCTCCGACGTCGCCGGTGACGGCACCACGACGGCCACCGTGCTGGCGCAGGCCATCTTCCGCGAGGGCGCGAAGCTGGTGGCCGCGGGCCACAACCCGATGGACATCAAGCGCGGCATCGACAAGGCCGTCGCGGCCATCATCGCCGAGCTGAAGACGCTGGCGAAGCCGACCAAGGGCAACAAGGAGATCGCGCAGGTTGGCACCATCTCCGCGAACGGTGACACCACCATCGGCCAGATCATCGCGGATGCGATGGAGAAGGTCGGCAAGGAGGGCGTCATCACGGTGGAAGAGGCCAAGGGCCTGGACACCACCCTGGACGTCGTCGAGGGCATGCAGTTCGACCGCGGCTACCTGTCCCCGTACTTCGTGACGGATCCGGAGCGCATGGAGGTCGTGCTGAACGACCCCCTCATCCTCATCCACGAGAAGAAGATCTCGTCGATGAAGGACCTGCTCCCCATCCTGGAGCAGGTGGCGCGCGCCGGGAAGCCCCTGCTGATCATCGCCGAGGAAGTGGAGGGCGAGGCCCTGGCCACCCTGGTGGTGAACAAGATCCGCGGCGTGCTGAACGTGGCGGCGGTGAAGGCGCCGGGCTTCGGCGACCGCCGCAAGGCCATGCTGGAGGACATCGCGGTCCTCACCGGCGGCCGGATGATCGCCGAGGACCTGGGCATCAAGCTGGACACGCTGACGCTCCAGGACCTGGGCCGCGCCAAGCGCGTCACCATCGACAAGGACAACACCACCATCGTCGACGGCGCGGGCAGCCAGACGGAGATCGAGGCGCGCGTGAAGCAGATCCGCGCCCAGGTGGAGGAGACCTCCAGCGACTACGACCGTGAGAAGCTCCAGGAGCGCCTCGCGAAGCTCGTGGGCGGCGTGGCCGTCATCAACGTGGGCGCCGCGACCGAGACGGAGATGAAGGAGAAGAAGGCCCGCGTGGAGGACGCGCTCAACGCGACCCGCGCGGCCGTGGAAGAGGGCGTCGTCCCCGGCGGCGGCGTGGCGTACATCCGCTGCCTCAAGGCCCTGGAGAACCTGAAGGTCGCCGACGGTGAGAAGTCCGGCGTGGACATCATCCGTCGCTCCGTCGAGGAGCCCCTGCGTCAGATCGTCGGCAACGGCGGCCTGGAGGGCAGCGTGGTGGTGAACAAGGTCAAGGAGGGCACGGGTCCCTTCGGCTTCAACGCCGCCACGGGCGTCTACGAGGACCTGCTGGCCGCGGGCGTCATCGACCCGGCCAAGGTGAGCCGCACCGCGCTGCAGAACGCGGCGTCGGTCGCCTCGCTGATGCTCACCACGGAGGCCATGGTCGCGGACCGCCCGAAGGCGGACGACGACAAGGGCGCCGCGGGCGGTGGCATGGGCGGCATGGGTGGCATGGGCGGTATGGGCGGCATGGGCATGTAG
- the rpoZ gene encoding DNA-directed RNA polymerase subunit omega: MARVTVEDCLPYVDNRFALVLLGAKRARQLMAGARPIIETSKNKPPVLALREVATQRVKFDRDVREALSGKYVGEEAKK, from the coding sequence ATGGCCCGCGTTACCGTTGAAGACTGCCTTCCCTACGTGGACAACCGGTTCGCGCTGGTGCTCCTGGGCGCCAAGCGCGCGCGCCAGCTGATGGCCGGCGCCCGGCCCATCATCGAGACCTCGAAGAACAAGCCGCCCGTGCTCGCCCTGCGCGAGGTCGCCACCCAGCGCGTGAAGTTCGACCGCGACGTGCGCGAGGCGCTGTCCGGCAAGTACGTGGGCGAGGAAGCCAAGAAGTAG